Part of the uncultured Desulfobacter sp. genome, GTAGCAATACGCACAATGTTTTTTTCAAGAAGCGGTAGGTCGTTTTATAAAATAAATTGATTGTTTCATAAAATCAGTTGATTGAACATCAAAACATTTTTTTGGCATGAATATGGCATTGTGTGAAGATTTTGTGTGCCGATTTGAATGCGCTGGTTTTCTTTCAACTGCACCGGTGTTGAGTTTATAAATACGGATGATGTGGAATTCTTAACAGGAGTTAGAACATGGGCAAGATTAACGGTAACCAAGCATCCCCCCGTTCCATTAAGATTAAAAATGAACTGGGGTCGTGTCAAAAATCAACATGAAAACATACGAAGAAATCAACAACCGAATAGAATCAGGAGAAGCGGTAGTTCTTACGGCCGATGAAATCATAGACTATGTAGACCAGGAAGGTCTGGATAAGGCCGCAGCAGAAGTTGATGTCGTTACAACGGCAACGTTTGGTACCATGTGCTCTTCGGGATGTTTTCTTAACTTCGGCCATTCCAAGCCAAAGATGCGGATGACTGAGGTCTGGATTGACGGTGTTATGGCCTATGCAGGTATCGCTGCCGTGGATGCATACCTTGGGGCAACGCAGTTAAGGCATAATGATCCGGCCAATATGTATTACCCGGGTGATTTTAGATTTGGCGGCGGACATGTGATGGAAAAGCTTGTGGCCGGTGAAGAGGTCCAATTGTTTGCCCTGTCCTACGGTACCGACGAGTACCCTTTAAAAGAGATCCGGACCTATTTCACAATTGATGATCTTAATCAGGCCATTATGACCAACCCGAGGAACTGCTACCAGAATTATAATGTTGCGGTGAATTGTTCCGATAAAACGATTTATACCTACCTGGGCGAACTAAAGCCGAATATGACAAATCTGACATACTCTTCGGCAGGGCAGCTCTCTCCGCTGTTGAATGACCCTCTATATAGGACAATCGGGATCGGGACCAGTGTCTGGCTTGCGGGGGCCCATGGGCATGTGTATGCCGAAGGGACCCAGCATGCGTCGGATTGCCTCCGGGGTGACAACGATGTGCCCATGGAGGGCGCCGGCACCCTTGGATTGACCGGGAATATGAAAGAGATGGACAGTGAGTTTGTCCGGGGTGTCAGCTTAAAAGGGTATGGTGCGTCGCTGGCTTTGGGTGTTGGTATCCCCATACCCATATTGGATAAGGAGGTGCTTCGGCACTGCACCGTGCGCGACAGTGAAATATTCGCCGAGGTAATCGATTATTCTTCGACTTACCCCGAAAGGGGAGACGATATTGTCGGCAGGGTTTCCTACGCTGATTTGAGGCGTGGTGAAGTGGAGCTGGACGGCAAGACCGTTGCAGCCGGTTCGATGTCTTCATACTCAAAGGCACTTAAAATATCCGAACTTCTTAAAGAAGAAATAAAAAGGGGCGAATTTTTGTTGAGCAAGCCGATCCGGAATCTGCCTGTTAACCAGGGAATGACCCCGCTTGATGCAAGAGCCCAAGGAGAAAAAAGATGAACACAGCAGAACTGATAACCCAACGCGTTATATTGAGCTTTCCCAAATTTAAATCCGGACAACCGATTATCACCAAGCTGATCAAAGAGTTTGATCTTGAGATAAACATATACAGGGCCCGGGTTACGCCGAATAAAAAGGGGTACATCGCCATGGATATTACAGGCGAAGAATCCTTAATCGAAGAGGGGCTGGAATTCATAGAGTCCTTGAATGTGGATATTGACCTGACCATGAACACTCTTTTATGGGATCAAGACCGGTGTGTCGGGTGTGGTAATTGTGTGCCCCATTGCCCTACCGGTGCACTCCATGTAGGGGATAAAAAATCACGTCAGATCGCTTTTCACAGAGATAAGTGTGTTGAATGTCTTAGTTGCGTTGAAAATTGTCCGTTTGGAGCATGCGTTTCGATATTTTGAATGAACAATGTATAAATAATGCACAACACGATGCGTGTGCCCGTGCGGAATTTTTGGCGGCTAATTTTATTCTAATGTTCTGAAGTTATATAATAATATTATTTATCATTAAGACATACTTTCTCTTGTATGCAAAATGCATTGTGCCAATAATTTACAGTTGTTCGGACCGTGTATCTTAAATTGTATAAGAAGTTTACATTTGAATAAATGCTCTAAAAAATTATATTTCAAAATTGTAGTATGCTTAATATTTTGTGTTTTAAATCAGTGTCTTAACCCTTTTTATGTTTGACTGGTATGATAATGGCAAAGCCTAAGGAACTGAGTTTTAAATCTTAATGCCTGTGGTCTTTAGTGCGCACTATCAATGTTGCGCGGATTTAGCACAAACGAACTTTAAAAATATTAAATAATATATGTTTATAATTATTAATAATGAGAGGCGTTTATGATTTACCCTGGTGAGTACGAACTTGAAGCGGGTCGGAACTATCCGAGTCACGAGGATTTTACTGTTAATCATTGTGAAACAACAGGTGCCGGCATTTATGTAAATCGCAGTTTTAAGAAAGGCGAAATGGTGGCAAGGATGGCCGGGATTACCGTGCCGTATATCCTCCAGCACACCCTTCAGATCAGTCCCTTTCTTCATTTGTATGACCCCCATTTTACCGGCCTTTTACTGCATTCATGTGATCCTTTGGTCTCCCTGGATATGATTAAACTTGAAATCTGGGCATTACAGGATATTAAAGAGGGTCAAGCCCTGACAATGGACTATGCCCAGACAGAGGATACACTGTTCAAGCAGTTTCCCTGCTCGTGCGGTGCAATTAATTGTCGCAAATGGGTTACCGGGCGAAAAGAATCAATCAACGAAACAGGACAGAAGTACCTTCTTGAGCTGGAAAGGAAGTGTGGATGAAGCCACAAAACAATGGTTTGTGGTGGGAAAGAGAGGATTTGTGTTACCAGGATGGAACATTGTGTTTTGCCGGAAAACCAGTGGCGGAGTTGATCGGCACAACCGGCACCCCGGCTTTCTTTTATAATGGAAAGCGCATATTGGAAAATATCGGGCGGCTCCATAAAGCGTTGGACCAACTGGACGGCCATAGAATTTTTTATGCAATAAAAGCCAACCGGTTTGCCCCGGTGCTGACACACATTAAAAACGGGGTTACATGTGGTGTGGACGTCTGTTCGCCCAAAGAGTTGCTGCATGCGTTTTCCTGCGGTTTTAACTGCAATGAGATTTCATATACGGCCAACTCCATGACCGATGATGAGCTCAAGCTTCTGGCCGATAATCCGGATGTTGCATTAAACTGCGATTCTTTGAGCACGATCCGGCGACTGGCCAAGTTCTGTTCCCGCCGAAGAATCGGCCTCCGCGTCAATCCGGCAATGGGGATCGGCTACAGAGATAATGAAACCTTGAAATACAGTGGTGATAAAACCACCAAGTTCGGGATCTACAAAGAGCAGTTCGAGGACGCATTGCAGCTTGCTGAAAAAAATAATTTCACCGTGGATACCATCCATTTTCATACCGGGTGCGGGTATCTGAGCAATCAACTCTCCTTGTTCAGTGAGATTTTGGATGCAACACATTGGTTTTTAGATAAAGTCAAAGATCTGACATTCGTTAATCTTGGTGGCGGCCTGGGTGTTCCCCACGATATTGATGACACACCTTTGGATCTGGATGCCTGGGTATCGATCATCAACTCTCATTTCGGTAACAAAGGCATCATCGTCTGCGTTGAGCCCGGGGATTATATTGCCAAGGACAGTGGTATTCTGGTTTTAGAGGTGAATACGGTCGAGAAAAAGCGCAATACTGATTTTGTCGGTGTGAACGGCGGCTTTAATCTGGCCATTGAGCCCACGTTTTATGGATTGCCCTGTGAACCCGTTGTTCTCACTCAAAAGACAGATCAAATGAAACCCGTAACAATCGTGGGCAATATCAACGAATCCCTGGATGTCTGGAAAGATAACTTTTCCATGCCGGATCAGATTGAAGAGGGTGATCCCCTTGTCTTTATCAATGCCGGTGGATATGCATCTTCCATGATGTCCAATCATTGTATGCGGGGAGAAGTGTCGGAAAACTTACTCGTATAAAAGGCTATTATGAATTTAAGCGCAGAAAATATAGAATATGCAACTGAAGAAGCGACGCTTGCAGAGATGGATAAAAAGCACGTGATTCACCCATGGTCGGATCTGGGCAGTGATGCGGAGTCGATGGTCATTGAATCCGGCAAAGGAATTCATGTGTTTGACAATGAAGGCAACCAATTCATTGATTCGATTTCAGGCATGTGGTGCGTAAATTTAGGCTATGGGAATAAAGAGATGGCAGATGCCATCGCCGACCAGTGCGTTCGCCTGGTCTATTATACGCCTTTTGGGGCCATGGCAAGCCCGCCGTCCATTGAGCTGGCGCATAAACTCAGTGAGCTGACGCCCGGTGACCTCAATTACTTCCAGTTTACAACCAGCGGGTCCACGGCGGTGGAGTCTGCAATCCGGTTTGCCCATTACTATTTTAATTGTCTGGACCAGCCCGACAAAAAGCATATTATTTATCGTGAAAATGCCTATCACGGCAGTACGTATCTGACTGCCTCACTGAACGGCAAACGATGTGATCGCAGTTACTTTAATTACATCACCGATATTGTTCATGCCATTCCTGATCCCAATCCGTTTAAAAGAGATCCAGGCATGAGCGTTGAAGATTTCTGCGA contains:
- a CDS encoding homocysteine biosynthesis protein; translation: MKTYEEINNRIESGEAVVLTADEIIDYVDQEGLDKAAAEVDVVTTATFGTMCSSGCFLNFGHSKPKMRMTEVWIDGVMAYAGIAAVDAYLGATQLRHNDPANMYYPGDFRFGGGHVMEKLVAGEEVQLFALSYGTDEYPLKEIRTYFTIDDLNQAIMTNPRNCYQNYNVAVNCSDKTIYTYLGELKPNMTNLTYSSAGQLSPLLNDPLYRTIGIGTSVWLAGAHGHVYAEGTQHASDCLRGDNDVPMEGAGTLGLTGNMKEMDSEFVRGVSLKGYGASLALGVGIPIPILDKEVLRHCTVRDSEIFAEVIDYSSTYPERGDDIVGRVSYADLRRGEVELDGKTVAAGSMSSYSKALKISELLKEEIKRGEFLLSKPIRNLPVNQGMTPLDARAQGEKR
- a CDS encoding 4Fe-4S binding protein; protein product: MNTAELITQRVILSFPKFKSGQPIITKLIKEFDLEINIYRARVTPNKKGYIAMDITGEESLIEEGLEFIESLNVDIDLTMNTLLWDQDRCVGCGNCVPHCPTGALHVGDKKSRQIAFHRDKCVECLSCVENCPFGACVSIF
- a CDS encoding SET domain-containing protein-lysine N-methyltransferase, coding for MIYPGEYELEAGRNYPSHEDFTVNHCETTGAGIYVNRSFKKGEMVARMAGITVPYILQHTLQISPFLHLYDPHFTGLLLHSCDPLVSLDMIKLEIWALQDIKEGQALTMDYAQTEDTLFKQFPCSCGAINCRKWVTGRKESINETGQKYLLELERKCG
- a CDS encoding diaminopimelate decarboxylase; this encodes MKPQNNGLWWEREDLCYQDGTLCFAGKPVAELIGTTGTPAFFYNGKRILENIGRLHKALDQLDGHRIFYAIKANRFAPVLTHIKNGVTCGVDVCSPKELLHAFSCGFNCNEISYTANSMTDDELKLLADNPDVALNCDSLSTIRRLAKFCSRRRIGLRVNPAMGIGYRDNETLKYSGDKTTKFGIYKEQFEDALQLAEKNNFTVDTIHFHTGCGYLSNQLSLFSEILDATHWFLDKVKDLTFVNLGGGLGVPHDIDDTPLDLDAWVSIINSHFGNKGIIVCVEPGDYIAKDSGILVLEVNTVEKKRNTDFVGVNGGFNLAIEPTFYGLPCEPVVLTQKTDQMKPVTIVGNINESLDVWKDNFSMPDQIEEGDPLVFINAGGYASSMMSNHCMRGEVSENLLV